The Deefgea tanakiae DNA segment AGCGTTGCTGAGTATATGGAGCAAACGCGGCAAGTGGTGCGCGAACAAGGTTTTGTCGAAACGGTGTTTGGCCGTCGCTTGTGGCTACCCGAAATCAAATCGAGCAACGCCGCCCGCCGCGCAGGTGCTGAACGCGCCGCCATCAACGGCCCAATGCAAGGTACCGCCGCCGATTTGATTAAATTGGCGATGGTCGCCGTCGCTGATTGGTTGGTTGCGGAACAGTTGCAAAGTAAATTACTGCTGCAAGTACACGATGAATTGATTTTGGAAGTGCCGGAAAGCGAATTGGAATTAGTGAAAACCAAATTGCCGGAGATTATGGCAGGGGTGGCGAAATTGAATGTACCGCTATTGGCGGAAGTGGGTGTGGGGATGAATTGGGAAGAGGCGCATTGATAATTCAGTAAGAGGCTAAATTGGTAATTAAGTTTTCTAGGGAATAGAGAAAATATGTATATATTTTTAGATACAAATATATTTTATAGTGATTTGCTCTTAAATAAAGTACCATTCAAGTATCTGTTTAGTTTTGTAAACAATAGTAAAAAGCACACGCTATTGCTCTCAAAGTTGGTAATTGAAGAGACAGAAAATATTAGAGGTAGGGAGTTAGATGCTCTAATTAAGTCTATTGAGAAATTACAATCAGACCTAGGGGGATTTACGGCAGAAACTCTCGAGACGAATTTAGAAGCGATTAAAAAGTCTCAGTATGACCTTCTGAAAGAGGTAGGAAAGAAAACCGAAGATTTTGAAGTTATTGATTATAATGAGATTAGTCAGCATGAGGTAGTCGCTCGTGCTTTAGAAGGAAGAAAACCATTTTCTGCAAATGAAAAGGGCTATAGAGATACCCTGATTTGGTTGTCTTTATTAAGAAATTCAGAGGGTAGAGAGATTGCGTTTATCTCAAATAATTCATCTGATTTTTATAATAAGAATAATAAATTAACGGGGTTTCATCAAAGTTTGCTTGAAGATATTGCTATGATATGCCCTGCAGCAAAAATTACTCCCTATAAGTCGTTGTATGACTTTATGACAACGCACATAAAGAAAGACGAGCATACAATAGATCACCTTCAGATAGCAGATCGTCTCGAAGAATACGCTCATCATAGCGCCATTAATTTTATTGAAGGCTTTGATAACTTAGATCTGAGTGAATATCTTGAAAATTCAATATTTAAAAACAAAGTCAGTAGTGTTAAGAAAGTCACCGTTGTAGATATTGAGGGCGTTGAGGATAGAAATATTGAATGGCATTCAAAAATTTCAGATACAGAAACATTAATTTCCTATATTTTTGATTTGCGGAGAGTCATCATCGAGGTTGAAATTTCTAGCGATGATTACGCTGAGAATAAGGAAGTTATAGATGGAGCATACAAAGACATTGAATTGCGAGATGGGATTGCCTGTTTGAATATATTCACAAGACCATATTTTAATGCCA contains these protein-coding regions:
- a CDS encoding PIN domain-containing protein; the protein is MYIFLDTNIFYSDLLLNKVPFKYLFSFVNNSKKHTLLLSKLVIEETENIRGRELDALIKSIEKLQSDLGGFTAETLETNLEAIKKSQYDLLKEVGKKTEDFEVIDYNEISQHEVVARALEGRKPFSANEKGYRDTLIWLSLLRNSEGREIAFISNNSSDFYNKNNKLTGFHQSLLEDIAMICPAAKITPYKSLYDFMTTHIKKDEHTIDHLQIADRLEEYAHHSAINFIEGFDNLDLSEYLENSIFKNKVSSVKKVTVVDIEGVEDRNIEWHSKISDTETLISYIFDLRRVIIEVEISSDDYAENKEVIDGAYKDIELRDGIACLNIFTRPYFNANIIFNHSNDSFTDFSVSYLWLRYATLGELTQSQISIVDKFKT